In one Mycobacterium sp. NBC_00419 genomic region, the following are encoded:
- a CDS encoding TPR repeat region-containing protein, which translates to MGITLADLERWDAGAVRSVADAATERAHDTRAAAHDLGAIMNRLVWEGETYESAMAKARTISSELEKHADECDQAANAVRSAASEVESIKAEWSRIQHMADRWSITIDVADGALHYPTPADPQARAEIEHHVQIVHDAIVDLLRRADSTDQHLSAAVNGAISDMADALGTDHIDSPQDAQQTVEQALAGNRDAAAQVKSVLDSITADQRAGKAPLTPMQASVLSQLQAQQHGMSIDALNTAEQGLGDSRGIIGDSWQLMSDPNIHFPKTELTPGALDDPKTMGAGGFGQLPAKVQSVLSSKGMSNLNEMGKLTNIVKDGNPLLRQGTALDRTMLNKATEMMDSPTFAGTTIADRGGSSGIINDGRPIALDVLATAGQDHLAVHDVVRDSAYADRFMKGATSTDWSDGGKAAGAMFSWTGDAVNGPDAKLAAETASAYGSYVGHHEQELLHMGGNQTLGQMNPELVQGLSHGLAPYIPDIAELSEGRHPGFAVPDTAGDAQSGNMPVAKGIFSVLSTDQEASAYFNGQTGHAAVDAQMDYADDFKNGADMSSNNHRLRDSMTLQGLVDSGIHNATDAAGINDDAKTAAAYAAKKSAYDLAFGGLDAAGVPGTDLVSNAFAQALIGEQPAAKWDAHAVPDLDIGQGEQQVLNALAQSGVPIRGLPDEFLSAPDPGNPDAPRRILSFEEYSSLREDQVLPSSKYNDVIKAAMNATLGESVVNGVDDQLTTRFNAVTEDVDPQK; encoded by the coding sequence GTGGGCATCACCCTCGCTGACCTGGAACGGTGGGACGCCGGAGCTGTTCGCTCGGTTGCCGATGCAGCCACCGAGCGCGCTCACGACACGCGTGCCGCCGCCCATGACCTCGGCGCGATCATGAACCGCTTGGTCTGGGAAGGCGAAACCTACGAGTCGGCGATGGCCAAGGCCAGGACCATCAGCAGCGAACTCGAGAAGCATGCCGACGAGTGCGATCAGGCCGCGAACGCCGTCAGGTCCGCAGCCTCCGAAGTCGAGTCGATCAAAGCCGAGTGGTCACGGATCCAGCACATGGCCGACCGCTGGAGCATCACCATCGACGTCGCGGACGGGGCACTGCACTACCCGACACCGGCCGACCCTCAAGCGCGAGCCGAGATCGAGCACCACGTCCAGATCGTTCACGACGCCATCGTCGACTTGCTACGCCGGGCGGACTCCACCGATCAGCACCTGAGCGCAGCGGTGAACGGCGCGATCAGCGACATGGCCGACGCGCTGGGCACCGATCACATCGATTCGCCGCAAGACGCCCAGCAGACGGTGGAGCAGGCGCTGGCCGGCAACCGGGACGCCGCGGCCCAAGTGAAGTCGGTGCTCGATTCGATCACTGCTGACCAGCGTGCGGGGAAAGCCCCACTCACCCCCATGCAGGCATCGGTGCTGAGCCAACTGCAGGCCCAGCAACACGGAATGTCCATCGACGCCCTCAACACCGCCGAACAGGGCCTCGGCGACAGCAGGGGCATCATCGGCGATTCGTGGCAGTTGATGAGCGATCCGAACATTCACTTCCCCAAGACCGAACTGACGCCCGGCGCGCTGGACGACCCCAAGACCATGGGCGCGGGCGGATTCGGGCAACTTCCCGCTAAAGTGCAATCAGTGCTGTCGTCCAAAGGAATGTCCAACCTCAATGAGATGGGCAAGCTGACCAACATCGTCAAGGACGGCAATCCCCTACTGCGACAGGGCACTGCGCTGGACCGCACCATGCTCAACAAAGCCACCGAAATGATGGATTCCCCGACGTTCGCCGGGACGACCATCGCCGACCGTGGCGGTTCGTCAGGAATCATCAACGACGGCAGGCCGATTGCGCTCGATGTGCTAGCAACGGCCGGACAGGATCATCTGGCGGTTCACGATGTCGTTCGGGATTCGGCCTACGCCGACCGCTTCATGAAGGGCGCGACGTCCACCGACTGGAGCGACGGCGGGAAGGCCGCGGGGGCGATGTTCAGTTGGACCGGCGATGCCGTCAACGGTCCCGATGCCAAGCTGGCCGCTGAAACCGCCTCGGCTTACGGGTCCTACGTCGGGCATCACGAGCAGGAGCTGCTGCACATGGGCGGCAACCAGACACTGGGACAGATGAATCCCGAACTGGTGCAGGGCCTTTCGCACGGCCTCGCCCCCTACATCCCAGACATCGCAGAGCTCTCGGAGGGGCGTCACCCGGGGTTTGCCGTGCCGGATACGGCCGGTGATGCACAGAGTGGGAATATGCCTGTTGCGAAAGGGATCTTCTCGGTACTCAGCACCGACCAGGAGGCTTCCGCTTATTTCAATGGTCAGACCGGCCACGCCGCAGTCGATGCACAGATGGATTACGCAGATGACTTCAAGAACGGGGCCGACATGTCCAGCAATAACCACCGGTTACGCGATTCAATGACCCTGCAGGGACTGGTCGACTCCGGAATCCACAATGCCACAGACGCGGCCGGCATCAACGACGACGCCAAGACGGCGGCTGCCTACGCAGCCAAGAAATCCGCCTATGACTTGGCCTTTGGTGGGCTAGACGCCGCGGGTGTGCCCGGTACCGACCTGGTATCCAACGCATTCGCGCAAGCGCTGATTGGTGAGCAACCCGCCGCCAAATGGGATGCGCACGCCGTGCCCGACCTCGACATCGGCCAAGGCGAGCAGCAGGTACTCAACGCCCTGGCACAGAGCGGCGTGCCCATCCGGGGGCTGCCGGACGAGTTCTTGTCGGCACCAGACCCCGGCAATCCAGACGCGCCGAGACGCATCTTGTCGTTCGAGGAGTACAGCTCGCTGCGGGAAGACCAGGTCCTGCCGAGCAGTAAATACAACGACGTCATAAAGGCGGCTATGAACGCGACCCTGGGTGAATCAGTTGTAAACGGTGTTGACGACCAACTGACGACTCGCTTCAACGCCGTCACAGAAGATGTGGATCCTCAGAAATGA